The Carassius carassius chromosome 31, fCarCar2.1, whole genome shotgun sequence genome includes a region encoding these proteins:
- the LOC132111738 gene encoding sushi domain-containing protein 4-like: protein MFHHGDKEGKKSAFGPSVYGQIVFSIILNLLLPPFLVTAFPVNTVVEEFCKDPGVPEHGIRTPSSGLFFENSVARFACVDGYSLKGPAKIICTRFHNGSVGWKPSLKPVCLSEDCLPPFIEDADITNKTYRPGDSLIISCHEGFQIRYPDTETMESVCQSDGTWDNQPTCQGCLRPLIPPHSYMNVSETEFSVPVGTVVHYQCFPGYKLEGPEFLECMYNLIWSNTPPRCLDVEACSLPPMIKHGDYMCHPQPCDRYIHGTVVEYYCSSGYSLANDYKYITCQYGQWFPQMQFYCIKDETTWPGFQDSLLTTWKVVACTATSVLLALLLVISGKTFHSKCKSQQSPSEEQAESRDPNILVVDGVAVPLPSYEEAISGTYCQPPNDPPPAGLGNSQHSEEQTPPSYPGHTGSQNGVPLDTGEAETYDSISDTSECFQGIQPSSSHAGGLNNMSEKTNAITSMEETASTSPSIDIADEIPLMEDGEEDC from the exons ATGTTTCATCATGGTGATAAAGAAGGCAAAAAATCTGCATTTGGACCTTCTGTCTACGGCCAGATTGTTTTCTCGATTATCCTCAACCTCCTCCTCCCTCCTTTTCTGGTCACCGCCTTCCCGGTTAACACAGTAG TGGAGGAGTTCTGCAAGGATCCTGGTGTCCCTGAGCACGGAATCAGAACTCCAAGCAGCGGTTTGTTCTTTGAAAACTCAGTGGCTAGGTTCGCTTGTGTGGATGGTTATAGCTTAAAGGGGCCAGCCAAGATTATCTGCACGCGCTTCCATAATGGATCGGTAGGCTGGAAACCAAGCCTTAAACCAGTGTGCCTTTCAGAAG ATTGTCTTCCTCCATTCATCGAGGATGCTGACATCACAAATAAAACATACAGGCCTGGCGACAGCCTCATTATTAGCTGTCATGAGGGATTTCAGATCCGATACCCTGACACGGAAACTATGGAATCAGTCTGTCAGTCCGATGGGACATGGGATAATCAGCCAACTTGTCAAG GCTGCCTCCGGCCGCTGATACCGCCTCACAGTTACATGAACGTCTCAGAAACAGAGTTCTCTGTGCCTGTTGGAACTGTAGTCCACTACCAGTGTTTTCCTGGTTACAAATTGGAGGGACCTGAATTTCTGGAATGCATGTATAACCTTATCTGGTCAAACACGCCACCCCGGTGCCTTGATGTTGAGG CATGCTCTTTACCCCCAATGATAAAACATGGAGATTACATGTGCCACCCACAACCATGTGACCGCTACATTCATGGGACGGTCGTAGAATACTACTGTTCTTCTGGCTACTCTCTAGCGAATGACTATAAATACATCACCTGCCAGTACGGACAATGGTTTCCACAAATGCAGTTCTACTGCATCAAAGATG AGACAACCTGGCCTGGTTTTCAAGACTCCCTACTAACCACATGGAAAGTAGTGGCATGCACGGCCACTAGTGTGCTGCTAGCCCTGCTCTTAGTGATCTCAGGCAAGACGTTCCACTCGAAATGCAAATCTCAGCAAAGTCCAAG tgaAGAGCAAGCTGAGAGCCGAGATCCAAACATCTTGGTTGTAGATGGTGTTGCTGTACCTCTTCCCTCTTATGAAGAGGCTATAAGTGGTACCTACTGTCAGCCCCCAAACGATCCGCCCCCTGCTGGTCTGGGGAACTCACAGCATTCAGAAGAACAAACCCCACCTTCATATCCCGGGCATACAGGGAGTCAGAATGGGGTGCCGTTGGACACTGGTGAGGCTGAGACCTATGATAGCATCTCGGACACATCAGAATGTTTTCAAGGTATACAGCCATCTTCCTCCCATGCTGGTGGACTCAATAACATGTCTGAGAAAACCAATGCCATCACCTCAATGGAGGAGACCGCCTCCACAAGCCCCAGCATCGACATTGCAGATG AAATTCCTCTCATGGAGGACGGTGAAGAGGACTGCTGA